The window CGCAGCACGGCGGTCCTCGGAACGCAGGCTCTCTGGGTGCCGGTTCTTCGGGGGCCGGCTCTGCGAACGCCGGCTCTGCGGGCGGAGGCGCAGCGGCCGCTGCTGCGGCTGCTCGGAGTGCGGCGTCGGCGGCAGCACCAGTTGGCACGGCTGCGCCCACCCCACCGGCGGCGCCGGCCCGGTCGGCTGCGATGGAGGCGGCGCGGGCGGCTGCGCGTACCGGAGTCGAGGGAGCGAGTGGCGCGGCGGCCGCGCGGGCCGCATTGGCCAATGCCCGCAGCGGTGGGGCCGCGCCTCCAGCGGGCCGTGCGGCACCGAATCGTCCGGCCGCGGGTGGCGCCGGACGTTCCTGGTCCGACGCGCCGCCGGTGGAGGAAGCGCCCTACGACCCGGAATATGACGGTCCCCCGTCCGCCTACGAGGGGTTCGATCCGGGTGACGAGCCGCTCGACGAGGTCATCGACGAGAAGACCGCCCGCCAGAGCAGTGAGGAGCAGGCGATCCAGTTGCTCCGAGAGGCGTTCGGGGCCGAGAAGATCGCCGAACTCTGACCCCGGCCCGCCGCGGCTCGTCGCCCACCAGTCGGCCGGTGCCTGGCTCGGCGGTCGCGGTCCGCGAGGTGGCCTGTGGTGCGGATCGTCCCGGGGCAGACCCGAGGGCCGGGTGCGGGAGGTGGTCTGTGGTGCGGATCGTGCCGGAGGTCGCCGTGATGCTGGTGGCCGGATGTGGTCGGGAGCGGGTCGTGCGCCGCCGCGGTGGGGTTGTCGTGGCGTCGGGGTGGGCATGGAGTGGGCGGCGGCTACGCTGGCGGCGGTAACTTCGACCGCCGCGCCGTATCGACGGTGGACAACGAACCGATTAGATGAGGAGCGGTGCCATGCGGCCCGGTGCACAGCCGAACATGCAGCAGCTCATGAAGCAGGCGCAGAAGATGCAGGCGCAGGTTGCTCAGGCACAGGCCGAGCTGGCCGAGGCCGAGCTGACCGCGAGCGCCGGCAACGGCCTGGTGACCGTGGTGATCACCGGTCTGGGTGAGTTCAAGTCGGTCAAGATCGACCCGAAGGTGGTCGACGCGGACGACGTGGAGACGCTGGAGGACCTGGTGCTCGCGGCGATCCACAGCGCGGCCGAGGCGCAGCGGGAGTTGGCCGAGACGAAGATGGGCCCGGCGACCGGCGGCTTCTCCCTGCCGGGGTTCTGATCCCGTGTATGAAGGCGCCATCCAGGACCTGATCGATGAGCTGGGTCGACTGCCGGGCGTCGGCCCGAAGTCGGCGCAGCGCATCGCCTTTCACGTCCTCTCCGCGGATCCGGCCGATGTGAACCGGCTGGCCACCGCGCTGCGCAAGGTCAAAGACCTGGTGCGTTTCTGTACGACCTGCTTCAACGTGGCCGAGTCGGAGCAGTGTCGGGTCTGCCGCGATCCACGCCGTACCAACGAGGTGTTGTGTGTGGTGGAGGAGCCGAAGGATGTCGTGGCCATCGAGCGCACCGGCGAGTTCCGGGGGCGCTATCACGTGCTGGGCGGGGCGATCAATCCGCTCGAAGGCATCGGGCCGGACAATCTGAAGATCCGTGAGCTGCTGTTCCGGGTCGGGACGGGTGAGGTCAAGGAGCTGATTCTGGCCACCGACCCGAACACCGAGGGCGAGGCCACGGCGACCTACCTGGCGTTGCTGATCAAACCGATGGGCCTCACGGTGACCCGGCTGGCGAGTGGCCTGCCGGTCGGCGGTGACCTGGAGTACGCGGACGAGATCACGCTGGGTCGTGCTTTTGAGGGGCGGCGCGCCGTCTGAGCGCTCTGTGTTGGGGTGGTTGCGTTACGAAGCAGCCCTGTAACAACACGATTGGATACCAACGGCTCCCCGGAAACTTACCGGGCGGTTAATGTCCGTCGCATCGGTGGCACACTCCACCGCGTTGACCACCCCCACAAGGCAGAGGTGAAGCACGATGCGTCCATCGAGGCGGAGGGCCGCGATCGCGGTTGCCGCAGTCGCTGTTCTGGCAGCTTCCGGCTGCGCCGAGAGCGAGCGTGACGGTTCGGACGGCGCTGCCGTCAAGGACACGCTGGTCTTCGGCGTCGCCGGTGACCCGAAGGTGCTCGACCCGAGCCTCGCCAGCGACGGTGAGTCGCTGCGCGTCGCCCGGCAGATCTTCGAGACGCTGGTTCGCCCGGAGGAAGGCGGCACCAAGGCCTCGCCCGGTCTGGCGGAGAGCTGGACCCCGGACGCGGCCGGCACCACCTGGACGTTCAAGCTCCGGTCGGGCGTGAAGTTCCACGACGGCACGGACTTCAACGCCGAGGCGGTCTGCGAGAACTTCAACCGCTGGTACAACTCGACCGGCCTGATGCAGAGCCCGGACGTCACGCCGTACTGGCAGGACGTGATGGGTGGCTTCGCCAAGAACGAGGACGCGGAGCTGCCGCCGAGCCTCTTCAAGTCCTGCACGGCGAAGGACGCCACCACGGTCGACCTGGCGTTCACCCGGGTCTCCAGCAAGATCCCGTCGGCGCTCATGCTGCCGTCGTTCGCGATCCACAGCCCGGCCGCCCTCAAGCAGTACGAGGCGTCGAACATCGCCGGCACCGCGGATGACATCAAGTACCCGTCGTACGCGATGGAGCACCCCACCGGCACCGGCCCGTTCAAGTTCAAGACCTGGGACAAGGCCAACAAGTCGCTGACCATCGAGCGCAACGACGCCTACTGGGGCGACAAGGCCAAGCTCAAGACGGTCATCTTCAAGACCATCTCGGACGAGAACGCCCGTAAGCAGGCGCTGCGTTCCGGTGACATCCAGGGCTACGACCTGGTGGGCCCGGCCGACGTCGAGCCGCTGAAGACCGAGGGCTTCAACGTCCTCACCCGCCCGGCGTTCAACATCCTCTACCTGGCGATCAACCAGAAGGGCAACCCGGCGCTGGCCAAGCCCGAGGTGCGCCAGGCGATCTCGTACGCGATCAACCGTCAGGCCCTGGTCGACTCGAAGCTGCCCCCGGGCGCGAAGGCCGCCAGCCAGTTCATGCCGGACACGGTCGAGGGCTGGAACGCCGACGTCAAGAAGTACGACTACAACGTCGAGGAAGCCAAGAAGCTGCTGGCCGCGGCCGGCGCGAGCAACCTGAAGCTCAAGTTCCACTACCCGACCGAGGTCACCCGGCCGTACATGCCGAACCCGAAGGACCTGTTCGAGCTGGTCTCGGCCGACCTGAAGGCGGTCGGTATCGAGGTCGAGGCGATTCCGCTGAAGTGGAGCCCGGACTACCTCAACGCCACCACCTCGGGTAGTGCGCACGACCTGCACTTCCTCGGCTGGACCGGCGACTACGGCGACGCCTACAACTTCATCGGCACCATGTTCGACCGGCAGAAGGACGAGTGGGGCTTCAACAACCCGGCTCTCTTCGCCCAGTTCAAGGACGCCGACACCACCGCTGACAACGCGCAGCGGGTGGAGAAGTACAAGGCGCTGAACGCTGCGATCGCGGAGTTCGCTCCGGGTGTGCCGATCTCGCACTCGCCGCCGGCGATCGTGTTCGGCAAGGGCCTGACCGGCATCACGCCGAGCCCGCTGACCGACGAGCGTTTCGTCGGGGCCACCTTCTCCTAAGTCGTAGCCGTAATCCGGCATCTCCCTATTGCTCTACCGGCGGGCGGGCGTCATACCCTGACGCTCGCCCGCTGTCGACCTCCCACCTTACGAGGCGGCCTTGATTCGGTTCATCGTGCGACGACTGCTACAGCTGATTCCGACGCTGTTCGGTCTGTCGATCCTTCTGTTCATCTGGTTGCGCCGCCTGCCCGGCGGCCCCGAGACCGCGATCCTCGGTGAGCGCGGCACCCCGGAGCTGCGTGCGCAGATCCGGCGGAACCTGGGCTTGGACGAGCCGCTGCTGATCCAGTACGGCCGGTTCATGAAGCGCATGCTCAAGCTCGACCTGGGCACCTCGATCTCGACGAAGCGCGAGGTCATGACCGAGTTCCTGGAGCGTTTCCCGGGGACGGTGGAGCTCACCATCACCGCGATGATCATCGCGATCGGTGTGGGCATCCCGCTGGGCTATCTCGCCGCCCGCCGTCGGGGCAGCTTTCTGGACAGCGCCTCGGTCGGTGGCTCCCTGATCGGCATCTGCGTCCCGGTGTTCTTCCTGGCGTACGTGCTGAAGGCGATCTTCTCGGAGAACCTGCACCTGTTCCCGTCGAGTGGCCGGCAGGATCCGACCCTCGGCGCCACGCGGGTCACCAACTTCTTCGTCCTGGACGGGCTGATGACCCGGGAATGGGATGCCGCGCTCGACGCGCTCTGGCACCTGATCCTGCCGGGTATCGCCCTGGCCAGCATCCCGCTCGCGATCATCGTCCGGATCACCCGGGCGAGCGTGCTGGAGGTGCTGAGCGAGGACTACGTGCGGACCGCACAGTCGAAGGGCCTTACCGAGCGTACGGTTCGCGGCCGGCACATCCTGCGCAACGCGATGCTGCCGATCGTCACGGTGATCGGCCTGCTCACCGGTGGTCTGCTCTCCGGGGCGGTGCTGACCGAGACGGTGTTCGCCTTCAGCGGTATCGGAGCGTTCCTCTATGAGGCGATCAGTAACCGTGACTATCCGGTTCTGATGGGCTTCATCATGATCATTGCCGTCTTCTACGTCCTGGTGAATCTGCTGGTCGACCTGTCGTACAGCCTGATCGACCCGAGGGTGAGGGTTCGATGAGCACCAAGACCGACAAGATCGACGCGCTGAGCGAACTGTCCGCGGTCAAGCAGGACGAGCACGGCGTCAGCCTGTGGACCGAGGCGATCCGGCGGGTGCGCCGGAACCCGAGCGCCCTCATCGGCATCGGCATCCTGCTGCTCTTCGTGGTGGTCGCGATCGTCGGGCCGTGGCTGGCCCCGTATTCGCCGACCGACACGATGGGCATCCGGGAAGGCGTGATCAAGCCGGGCTCCATCCCGGGGCCGTCGGCCGAGCACTGGTTCGGCTACGACCACCAGGGCCGTGACGAGTTCAGCCGGATGCTCATCGGCGCCCGGCAGACGTTGCTGGTCGGCATCATCTCCACCCTGATCGGTCTCACCCTGGGCGCGTTGATCGGTGGCGTCGCCGGTGCCGCCGCGGGTCTCGGCGGCCGGGTCGGCAAGGCCGTCGACTCGGTGCTGATGCGTATCGTCGACATGCTGCTGGCCCTGCCCAGCCTGCTGCTGGCGGTCAGCATCGCGGCCCTGCTCGGTGCCAGCCTGACCACCGTGATGATCGCGGTCGGTGTGGTGTCGGTGCCGATCTTCGCCCGGCTGCTGCGGGGCGCCATGGTCGCCCAGTCCGGTGGCGACTACGTGCTGGCCGCGACCTCGCTCGGGGTCAAGCGGCGCCGGATCGCGCTCACCCACATCGTGCCGAACTCGCTGGCCCCGGTGATCGTGCAGGCGACGCTGACGCTGGCCACCGCGATCATCGAGGCGGCCGCGCTGTCCTTCCTCGGACTGGGCAACCCGGACTCGTCGACCCCGGAGTGGGGCCTGATGCTCGCCGACGCCCAGCCGTACCTGGATGCCCGGCCCGGTCTGGCGATCTATCCGGCGATCGGCATCATCATCACCGCGCTCGGGTTCACCCTGCTCGGTGAGGCGTTGCGCGAGGCACTCGACCCGAAACTGCGGAAGTGAGGCCGCGATGCCACTGCTAGACGTCAAGGATCTGTCCGTCACGTTCGAGCGGCGCGGTCAGCGCACCGTCCGGGCGGTCGACGGGGTGTCGTTCTCGGTCGAGGCGGGCGAGGTCGTCGGCCTGGTCGGCGAATCCGGCTGCGGCAAGAGCGTCACCTCGCTGGCTCTGATGGGCCTGCTGCCGAAGCAGAAGGGTGTGAAGATCGGCGGCTCGGCGATGTTCAACGACACCGATCTGCTCAAGACCGACGAGCGGACGATGCGGGACATTCGCGGCCGGGACGTCGCGATGATCTTCCAGGACCCGCTGTCCTCGCTGAACCCGGTGGTCCCGATCGGTATCCAGGTGACCGAGGTGCTGGCCCGGCACCGCGGCCTGACCGGCGAGAAGGCTCGCGTCGAGGCCACCGACCTGCTCAACCGGGTCGGTATCCCGGACCCCACGCGGCGGCTCAAGGAGTACCCGCACCAGCTCTCCGGCGGCATGCGGCAGCGGGCGCTGATCGCGATGGCGGTCGCCTGCCGGCCGAAACTGCTGATCGCCGACGAGCCGACCACCGCGCTCGACGTGACCATCCAGGCACAGATCCTGGAACTGCTGCGTGGGCTGGTCAAGGACTCCGGGACCGCGCTCGTCATGATCACGCACGACCTCGGTGTGGTGGCCGGTATGTGCGACACGGTCAACGTGCTATACGCCGGCCGGGTCGTCGAGTCGGCCCGCCGGAAACCGCTGTTCGCCGAGCCGCGGCACCCGTACACCACGGGGCTGCTGGGTTCGGTTCCGCGCCTCGACTCGGGCAAGGGCGAGCGGCTGCACGCGATCCGCGGTTCGGTGCGTGACGTCCTGCCGTGGCCCGACGGGTGTGCGTTCGCCCCGCGGTGCGATCGGCGCGTCGACGCCTGTGTCGGCGAGCCTCCGGCGCTGGTCGAGGGCATGCACCGGCACGCGTACCGCTGTGTCAATCCCGAGTCGCGGACCGTGGAGGTGTCATCGTGACCGAGGCGCTGGTCGAGGTCGACGACCTCAAAGTGCATTTCCCGATCAAGCGCGGTGTCTTCCTGGACCGGGTGGTCGGGCATGTCAAGGCGGTCGACGGCGTCGACCTACGGATCGCGAAGGGCGAGACGTACGGGCTGGTCGGCGAGTCCGGCTGCGGCAAGTCCACCCTGGGCCGTGCGTTGCTGCAGCTCACTCCGCCGACCGGAGGGAAGGTGACCTTCGACGGCACCGAGCTGACCACGCTGCCGGCCAAGCAGCTGCGGTCGATGCGCCGGCGCATGCAGATGATCTTCCAGGACCCGATGTCCAGTCTGGACCCGCGTCAGAACGTCGAGTCGATCCTCACCGAGGGCCTGCACGCGCACGGCCTCGGCGGTGACCGGGCCGAGCGGCGGAAGATCATCGCGAAGTCGCTCGACGCGGTCGGCCTGCCGCAGTGGGCGCTGTCCCGCTACCCGCACGAGTTCTCCGGTGGCCAGCGGCAGCGCATCGGCATCGCCCGGGCCGTGGTGCTCAACCCGGACCTGATCGTCGCCGACGAGCCGGTCTCGGCACTGGACGTGTCGATCCAGGCGCAGGTGATCAACCTGCTGGAGGAGCTCCAGGACGAACTGGGCCTCACCTACCTGGTGATCGCCCATGACCTGGCGGTGGTCCGGCACATCTCGGACACGGTCGGCGTGATGTACCTGGGCGCCCTCGTCGAGGAGGCACCCAGCGACGACCTCTACCGTCAGCCGCTGCACCCGTACACGCGGGCGTTGATGTCGGCCGTTCCGGTGCCCGACCCCGAGGTCGAGGATCGGCGCGAGCGCATCCTGCTCGCCGGTGACCTGCCGTCACCGGCGAATCCGCCGTCCGGTTGCCGCTTCCACACCCGGTGCCCGTGGGCGCAGCCGACCAAGTGCCGCGACGAGCGGCCCGGGCTGCGGATCATCGGGACCGGTTCGCACCGGGTGGCCTGCCACTGGGCCGAGCAGATCGAATCCGGGGAGATCCGGCCGCACGCGGTGAAGGCCGAGGTCGTCGCGGACGGTGCCGGGGCGAAGGACGCCCACGGCGCCCTGCACTCCGCATTGGAGACTCCCGGCGGTCCGGTGGTCTGAGAACCTTCGTGGTACGAGAAGAGGCCGCTCCCGTGTCGGGAGCGGCCTCTTTCGTCGGTTCCGGTCTCAGAACATGAACAGTGGCCGGTCCGCCTGCCGGAGGTACTCGCAGCCGACCCCGGTGTCGGCACCGGACGTCTCGGCGAACAGGACGCAGTTGTCGCCGAGCGAGGACCCGTCGGCGCCGCCGTCGACGGTGTCGATGCCGTCGCCCTGACCGGCGTCCAGGTAGTCGTCGCCGGCCTCGCCGTAGAGCTGGTCCCGACCCTCGTCGCCCTCGACGGCGTCGTTACCGGCACCGCCACGGATCACGTCGTCGCCTCGGCCTCCGGCGAACTTGTTGGCCGAGCCGTTGCCGGTGAGCCGGTCGTTGCCGCTGCCGCCCCGCACGTCCTCGACGTCCCAGCCGACCGTGTCGCGTTCCCCGGCCTGGCCGTCGTCCCCGGTGACACCGTCGAGGTCCACGGTGACCGCGCGCGTGCGGTCCTGGTAATCGACGAAGTCCTCGCCGGTACCGCCGAACAGCACATCGGCGCCGGTCTCGGCGTAGAGCCGGTCGTCGCCGGCCCCGCCCTCCAGCCGGTTGTCACCCGAGCCGCCCTGCAGGATGTCGTTGCCGCCGAGTCCCAGGAGGGTGTCGCTGCCCAGGCCGCCCTGCAACTCGTCAGGGCCGTTGGTACCGACGAGACGGTCGTTGCCGAGACCACCCTGGATCCGGTCGATGCCGGTCAGGGTGTCGCCTTCGCCCTTGGCCCCGTCATCACCGGTGACCCCGTCGGAGTCCGCGCTGATCGGCTTCCGCCGGTTGGAGTAGTCGGCGAGATCGCTGCCCGCGCCGCCGGAGATCAGGTCGCGGTCCGAGTACGGCACCGGGTAGTCGTTCGGCCCCTGGTCCCACTCCTGGTAGAAGTAGTCGTCGCCGGCGCCGCCGTACTCGCGGTCGTTACCGGCACTGCCGACGAGCTGGTCGTTGCCGTCGCCACCGGCCAGCGCGTCGCCGCCCCAGTCGCCGTTCAGGCTGTCGTTGCCGGCCTCGCCCCAGAGCCGGTCCGCGTCGTCGCCGCCGCTGAGCGAGTCTCCGCCGGCCCGGCCGTAGAGCCGGTCGGCGCCGGCCTCACCGATCAGCCGGTCGCCCCGGGGGCCGCCGACCAGGACGTCGTTGCCGTCGCCGCCGTTCGCGGAGATCGCCAGGTCGGAGCGGTTGGTCACCGAGTCGTTCTTGGCGCCGAGGTAG of the Actinoplanes sichuanensis genome contains:
- a CDS encoding YbaB/EbfC family nucleoid-associated protein, with product MQQLMKQAQKMQAQVAQAQAELAEAELTASAGNGLVTVVITGLGEFKSVKIDPKVVDADDVETLEDLVLAAIHSAAEAQRELAETKMGPATGGFSLPGF
- the recR gene encoding recombination mediator RecR; translation: MYEGAIQDLIDELGRLPGVGPKSAQRIAFHVLSADPADVNRLATALRKVKDLVRFCTTCFNVAESEQCRVCRDPRRTNEVLCVVEEPKDVVAIERTGEFRGRYHVLGGAINPLEGIGPDNLKIRELLFRVGTGEVKELILATDPNTEGEATATYLALLIKPMGLTVTRLASGLPVGGDLEYADEITLGRAFEGRRAV
- a CDS encoding ABC transporter substrate-binding protein, which codes for MRPSRRRAAIAVAAVAVLAASGCAESERDGSDGAAVKDTLVFGVAGDPKVLDPSLASDGESLRVARQIFETLVRPEEGGTKASPGLAESWTPDAAGTTWTFKLRSGVKFHDGTDFNAEAVCENFNRWYNSTGLMQSPDVTPYWQDVMGGFAKNEDAELPPSLFKSCTAKDATTVDLAFTRVSSKIPSALMLPSFAIHSPAALKQYEASNIAGTADDIKYPSYAMEHPTGTGPFKFKTWDKANKSLTIERNDAYWGDKAKLKTVIFKTISDENARKQALRSGDIQGYDLVGPADVEPLKTEGFNVLTRPAFNILYLAINQKGNPALAKPEVRQAISYAINRQALVDSKLPPGAKAASQFMPDTVEGWNADVKKYDYNVEEAKKLLAAAGASNLKLKFHYPTEVTRPYMPNPKDLFELVSADLKAVGIEVEAIPLKWSPDYLNATTSGSAHDLHFLGWTGDYGDAYNFIGTMFDRQKDEWGFNNPALFAQFKDADTTADNAQRVEKYKALNAAIAEFAPGVPISHSPPAIVFGKGLTGITPSPLTDERFVGATFS
- a CDS encoding ABC transporter permease; the encoded protein is MIRFIVRRLLQLIPTLFGLSILLFIWLRRLPGGPETAILGERGTPELRAQIRRNLGLDEPLLIQYGRFMKRMLKLDLGTSISTKREVMTEFLERFPGTVELTITAMIIAIGVGIPLGYLAARRRGSFLDSASVGGSLIGICVPVFFLAYVLKAIFSENLHLFPSSGRQDPTLGATRVTNFFVLDGLMTREWDAALDALWHLILPGIALASIPLAIIVRITRASVLEVLSEDYVRTAQSKGLTERTVRGRHILRNAMLPIVTVIGLLTGGLLSGAVLTETVFAFSGIGAFLYEAISNRDYPVLMGFIMIIAVFYVLVNLLVDLSYSLIDPRVRVR
- a CDS encoding ABC transporter permease, whose translation is MSTKTDKIDALSELSAVKQDEHGVSLWTEAIRRVRRNPSALIGIGILLLFVVVAIVGPWLAPYSPTDTMGIREGVIKPGSIPGPSAEHWFGYDHQGRDEFSRMLIGARQTLLVGIISTLIGLTLGALIGGVAGAAAGLGGRVGKAVDSVLMRIVDMLLALPSLLLAVSIAALLGASLTTVMIAVGVVSVPIFARLLRGAMVAQSGGDYVLAATSLGVKRRRIALTHIVPNSLAPVIVQATLTLATAIIEAAALSFLGLGNPDSSTPEWGLMLADAQPYLDARPGLAIYPAIGIIITALGFTLLGEALREALDPKLRK
- a CDS encoding ABC transporter ATP-binding protein codes for the protein MPLLDVKDLSVTFERRGQRTVRAVDGVSFSVEAGEVVGLVGESGCGKSVTSLALMGLLPKQKGVKIGGSAMFNDTDLLKTDERTMRDIRGRDVAMIFQDPLSSLNPVVPIGIQVTEVLARHRGLTGEKARVEATDLLNRVGIPDPTRRLKEYPHQLSGGMRQRALIAMAVACRPKLLIADEPTTALDVTIQAQILELLRGLVKDSGTALVMITHDLGVVAGMCDTVNVLYAGRVVESARRKPLFAEPRHPYTTGLLGSVPRLDSGKGERLHAIRGSVRDVLPWPDGCAFAPRCDRRVDACVGEPPALVEGMHRHAYRCVNPESRTVEVSS
- a CDS encoding ABC transporter ATP-binding protein; this encodes MTEALVEVDDLKVHFPIKRGVFLDRVVGHVKAVDGVDLRIAKGETYGLVGESGCGKSTLGRALLQLTPPTGGKVTFDGTELTTLPAKQLRSMRRRMQMIFQDPMSSLDPRQNVESILTEGLHAHGLGGDRAERRKIIAKSLDAVGLPQWALSRYPHEFSGGQRQRIGIARAVVLNPDLIVADEPVSALDVSIQAQVINLLEELQDELGLTYLVIAHDLAVVRHISDTVGVMYLGALVEEAPSDDLYRQPLHPYTRALMSAVPVPDPEVEDRRERILLAGDLPSPANPPSGCRFHTRCPWAQPTKCRDERPGLRIIGTGSHRVACHWAEQIESGEIRPHAVKAEVVADGAGAKDAHGALHSALETPGGPVV
- a CDS encoding calcium-binding protein, with the protein product MARAFRIVSAGTAALTATFAFGVPAQAASVGAASVVDSTRIRFVAGSGQVNRVVVTRSGNTVTIDDRVTVKAGKGCKAVKGDKTRVRCTTAKTPTRVLFYLGAKNDSVTNRSDLAISANGGDGNDVLVGGPRGDRLIGEAGADRLYGRAGGDSLSGGDDADRLWGEAGNDSLNGDWGGDALAGGDGNDQLVGSAGNDREYGGAGDDYFYQEWDQGPNDYPVPYSDRDLISGGAGSDLADYSNRRKPISADSDGVTGDDGAKGEGDTLTGIDRIQGGLGNDRLVGTNGPDELQGGLGSDTLLGLGGNDILQGGSGDNRLEGGAGDDRLYAETGADVLFGGTGEDFVDYQDRTRAVTVDLDGVTGDDGQAGERDTVGWDVEDVRGGSGNDRLTGNGSANKFAGGRGDDVIRGGAGNDAVEGDEGRDQLYGEAGDDYLDAGQGDGIDTVDGGADGSSLGDNCVLFAETSGADTGVGCEYLRQADRPLFMF